One genomic segment of Naumovozyma castellii chromosome 9, complete genome includes these proteins:
- the NCAS0I00380 gene encoding uncharacterized protein has translation MSEQLPNMNMNMSSINAIIENRVANFSGVLPSIQSPPSNSSFFNTFPPTNINVNQPPIVTPESNNISDEPFSYYLITANRSTLKTLKKRAFAKYAFAQNNINDNLICQFSRDGQEEPCGEELPFLNKKSRLSDQARRCTKHLFDVHKYIVEPSTILLNLNKNSEIFKNTYTEPEYNAATQLFSQLAEKVPPTFSPCFADWVEVMVESELPATILDKPYFKKFVNKWVPSYDHSWTRKNYKELATEMGKKIRAKPVRTRTGKQTGRITKPTHESSSSPTDL, from the coding sequence ATGTCTGAACAACTGCCCAATATGAACATGAACATGTCTAGCATCAACGCCATTATAGAGAATAGAGTGGCCAACTTCTCAGGTGTGCTTCCCTCCATCCAATCCCCACCCTCCAACTCGTCCTTCTTCAACACTTTCCCACCAACAAACATCAATGTAAACCAACCGCCCATCGTCACACCGGAAAGTAACAACATCTCTGACGAACCCTTCTCTTACTACTTGATTACCGCTAACAGAAGTACCCTTAAGACGCTAAAGAAGAGAGCATTTGCCAAATACGCATTTGCTCAAAATAACATAAATGATAACTTGATTTGCCAGTTCAGTAGAGATGGTCAAGAGGAACCCTGTGGTGAAGAGCTACCATTTTTAAACAAGAAATCAAGACTAAGTGATCAGGCTCGTCGTTGCACGAAGCATCTATTCGATGTTCATAAATATATAGTGGAACCATCCACCATCCTATTGAACCTCAATAAAAAttctgaaatatttaagaATACTTACACGGAACCTGAGTATAACGCTGCTACACAATTGTTTAGTCAATTGGCTGAAAAAGTACCACCTACATTTTCACCTTGCTTTGCGGATTGGGTAGAGGTGATGGTGGAATCTGAGTTACCGGCAACGATATTGGATAAACCATACTTCAAGAAATTCGTCAATAAATGGGTACCATCCTATGATCATTCTTGgacaagaaaaaattataaagaaTTAGCCACTGAAATGGGGAAAAAGATAAGGGCTAAGCCAgtaagaacaagaacaggTAAGCAGACGGGGAGGATTACCAAACCAACTCatgaatcatcatcatcaccaacTGACCTCTGA
- the MAK16 gene encoding ribosome biosynthesis protein MAK16 (ancestral locus Anc_7.73), whose protein sequence is MSDEIVWQVINQSFCSHRIKSPSGQTFCRDPYNVTGLCTRQSCPLANSKYATVRADKGRIYLYMKTPERAHTPAKLWERIKLSKNYSKALKQIDEHLLHWKNFFIHKCKQRFTKLTQVAITERRLAMREEERHYVGVAPKVKRREQNRERKALAAAKIEKAIEKELLDRLKSGAYGDKPLNVDEKIWKKVLGHLDEEQEEEEEEDWDEEEEEESDEGEVEYVADDAEGEYVDVDDLEKWLADSDRDASSDEDSDESESSSDEEDEATDSKKRKKSKVSKNKRPKVEIEFEEEHELQNNEPEIAH, encoded by the coding sequence ATGTCTGACGAAATCGTGTGGCAAGTCATTAACCAGTCGTTCTGTTCACACAGAATCAAGTCTCCCAGCGGTCAAACGTTTTGCAGAGATCCATATAATGTCACTGGTCTGTGTACCAGACAATCCTGTCCGCTAGCTAACTCCAAATATGCCACTGTGAGAGCGGATAAGGGTAGAATATATTTGTATATGAAGACTCCTGAAAGAGCTCATACTCCTGCCAAGTTGTGGGAGAGGATTAAATTGTCAAAGAATTATTCTAAGGCTTTGAAACAGATTGATGAACATTTATTACattggaaaaatttctttattcatAAATGTAAGCAAAGATTCACGAAATTGACTCAAGTGGCCATCACTGAGAGAAGATTGGCCATGAGAGAGGAAGAAAGGCATTATGTTGGTGTGGCTCCAAAGGTAAAGAGAAGAGAACAAAATAGAGAAAGAAAGGCTCTTGCCGCAGCCAAGATTGAAAAGGCTATTGAGAAGGAATTGCTTGATAGATTGAAGAGTGGTGCATACGGTGATAAACCTTTGAATGTCGATGAGAAGATATGGAAGAAGGTGTTGGGTCATCttgatgaagaacaagaggaagaagaggaagaagattgggacgaagaagaggaagaggaaagtGATGAAGGTGAAGTTGAATATGTCGCTGATGATGCAGAGGGTGAATATGTGGATGTTGACGATCTAGAGAAATGGTTAGCTGATTCTGATAGAGATGCTTcatctgatgaagatagCGATGAATCTGAAAGTAGCagtgatgaagaagatgaagctACGGATTCCAAGAAACGTAAGAAGTCCAAGGTATCAAAGAATAAACGTCCAAAGGtggaaattgaatttgaagaagagcatgaattacaaaataatgaaccTGAGATTGCGCATTAG
- the LDB19 gene encoding Ldb19p (ancestral locus Anc_7.75), producing MLPFAKLAQSSSIKSLNPSKNVATEHPIELSINVESPPCVLYGSAADSTGSLLSGVVTLNVKDPYADVSIPTYDSIKPSKSAPQKSPRPGRRKSAIGSTLSTTFSQLAVAQSQATASSQKTTPSPSPSNTKIMNGYTKISVTSVSLTFVQKIHFHKPFTPDTSSIQSCTNCRTKLTDMKSWPIQKAPQDKPVGAHTYPFSYLIPGSVPSTSYLGSNAETQIKYELIAVATYKEPTRRHDVKSKEKMLRLVMPVAVTRSIPRGPDKNSLRVFPPTELTAAAVLPNVIYPKSTFPLEMKLDGVSLQDRRWRMRKLSWRVEETTRVRSYACKVHQHELRKLEKHVKEREIERNKKPMQQIKRYGDIGPQVRVAVSSPENLPLQRLRNHGDLNSNSSRNNPSMRTPQDGSASSGNGHNGSNDIPEDRDDQDDVSVDEFIHPSDDALRQELLQQQQRLREQQLQQEIAKNDSTLFTEEVRIIAKGDMKSGWKTDFENNGKIELVTEIDCMPLNSGVGNPVTMVSTSKPHINSHKQDANISCDIQDPNLGIYVNHILAVEIVVAEETLQYSNGQPIRSKSRSDKSKNSSNSGSSADQRLAELSPMFANRNAPRTRPVSNNSITPVNSRTTNGETSSGNNDENNSENAGLPINSSKVVSVPTGAARVLRMQFRLNVTERSGLGISWDEEVPPIYQDVMAYGPPSYQDSTVSLRMGSITDQSEVGYLGGTDTGNNSVDSVTKLTRPTMAHYVDRNNSISGSSNSNGLNTVVSPPLENIISIQGNVPLLNQSNSSTQILTPNNTREVRMHSVSQVLDTDRITQ from the coding sequence ATGCTACCGTTTGCCAAATTAGCACAGTCTTCTAGCATAAAGTCGCTGAATCCATCGAAAAATGTTGCTACAGAGCATCCAATAGAATTGAGCATTAATGTGGAATCGCCTCCCTGCGTACTTTATGGATCAGCAGCGGATTCCACGGGGTCATTATTAAGCGGTGTTGTCACATTGAATGTCAAGGATCCATATGCTGATGTATCCATACCGACTTATGATTCCATCAAACCTTCCAAAAGTGCCCCTCAGAAGTCCCCAAGACCGGGAAGAAGGAAGAGTGCCATCGGATCCACATTATCTACCACATTCTCTCAATTAGCAGTGGCACAATCTCAGGCAACAGCATCATCTCAAAAGACAACGCCATCACCAAGTCCATCCAATACAAAGATTATGAATGGCTACACCAAGATATCAGTTACGTCAGTGTCTCTCACGTTTGTACAAAAGATTCATTTCCATAAACCTTTCACGCCAGATACGTCATCGATTCAATCATGTACGAATTGTCGAACCAAATTAACAGATATGAAAAGTTGGCCCATTCAGAAGGCACCACAGGATAAACCAGTAGGAGCACATACATATCCATTTTCATATTTGATCCCAGGGTCTGTTCCATCGACTTCATACTTGGGGTCTAACGCAGAGACACAGATTAAATATGAATTAATTGCAGTGGCAACGTATAAGGAACCTACAAGACGTCATGACGTTAAATCTAAGGAAAAGATGTTGAGATTGGTAATGCCCGTAGCGGTCACGCGAAGTATTCCTAGAGGACCTGATAAGAATTCATTACGTGTTTTCCCACCAACTGAATTGACAGCAGCCGCGGTGTTACCCAATGTGATCTACCCCAAGTCTACTTTCCCCTTAGAGATGAAATTAGATGGTGTCTCCCTACAGGATAGACGATGGAGAATGAGAAAACTAAGTTGGAGAGTGGAGGAAACTACTAGAGTTAGAAGTTACGCTTGCAAAGTTCATCAACATGAGTTAAGAAAATTAGAAAAACATGTAAAGGAgagagaaattgaaagaaataagaAACCAATGCAACAAATCAAAAGATACGGTGATATTGGACCCCAAGTAAGAGTAGCCGTTAGTTCACCTGAAAACCTACCCTTACAAAGATTGAGAAATCATGGAGATTTGAATAGCAATTCTTCTCGTAACAACCCATCAATGAGAACGCCACAGGATGGTTCAGCTTCATCTGGTAATGGTCACAATGGCTCCAATGATATACCGGAAGATAGAGATGATCAAGATGATGTTTCtgttgatgaattcattCATCCAAGTGATGATGCCCTAAGACAAGAACTAttacaacaacagcaaagACTACGTgaacaacaattacaacaagaaattgCCAAAAATGATAGTACTCTGTTCACGGAAGAAGTGAGGATTATTGCCAAGGGTGACATGAAAAGTGGGTGGAAGACAGATTTTGAGAATAATGGTAAAATTGAACTGGTCACGGAAATAGATTGTATGCCCCTAAATTCTGGCGTGGGGAACCCAGTTACGATGGTGTCCACTTCAAAACCTCATATTAATTCTCATAAACAGGATGCCAATATTTCATGTGATATTCAAGACCCAAATCTGGGCATCTACGTGAATCATATACTAGCCGTCGAGATTGTGGTCGCTGAAGAAACATTACAATATTCTAACGGTCAACCAATTCGTAGTAAGAGTCGATCAGATAAAAGTAAGAATAGTTCAAATTCGGGCAGTAGTGCAGATCAAAGATTAGCTGAATTATCCCCCATGTTTGCCAACAGAAATGCACCAAGAACTAGACCTGTTAGCAACAATAGCATTACACCAGTAAATTCCAGAACAACGAATGGAGAAACCTCATCGGGAAATAATGACGAGAATAATTCAGAAAATGCGGGGCTTCCTATCAATAGTTCCAAAGTTGTTAGTGTACCCACAGGTGCCGCAAGAGTATTAAGAATGCAATTTAGATTAAATGTTACTGAAAGATCAGGCTTAGGAATATCATGGGATGAAGAAGTTCCTCCTATTTACCAGGATGTAATGGCATACGGACCTCCAAGTTATCAAGACTCTACAGTGTCGTTACGTATGGGGTCCATTACAGATCAGTCAGAAGTGGGGTATTTAGGCGGCACCGATACCGGTAATAACAGTGTTGATTCTGTGACTAAATTGACTCGTCCCACTATGGCACATTACGTCGATAGGAACAATAGCATTAGTGGCAGTAGCAATAGTAATGGGTTGAATACTGTGGTATCGCCGccattggaaaatattattagcATTCAAGGAAATGTCCCCTTATTAAATCAAAGTAACTCAAGCACACAAATTTTGACGCCCAATAACACTAGAGAAGTGCGAATGCATTCTGTATCTCAAGTACTGGATACAGACCGTATTACTCAATAA
- the NUD1 gene encoding Nud1p (ancestral locus Anc_7.7), which translates to MDSVLQQESPSKGMDQSFQKFNISQSNFPGVKSFLEEEKPYNPERKTASKSYLTNRDFADSNFISHGDVDVNAQSSLDIKKRNLNKRTMSSVRTTTGSGSIDYGTVQRGRRSLSGTTKNEEVPQFKQYMLNANNKSNMMSKEPESDMIVSTSLNDLTGVPNTFKKHHDILQNSRLNSSHSNSNSNLHTQSNNNNNSNKDSMESDNDSSDPRNEAMRVFENVINKNRGPTGANPNTFQEFMMHSTQQDIPSRHDDEEEDGDANVNKLKIKSSPNDTSLSDSISSTNSEDLMSSDSPSFNKTKKLFQNNANLTQQNSKQEIQLYGPQDAGYVFETREGVWSAPPNDNSNNNTDNNLHNNDHGDNISAMANSISMTNSTMDNDMTSGNYGDMNNTRIDSPKFDVKYMPPHVEKKEPDHSLPYLNSNGDITTGSKLETSFRESRIKLISVLTEKISSKTDWQSIFELTINGENLRNIVSLNENLPNLLYCNLDDNELESLEGVPAQVMELSCCNNNLTSVNFSIDQLIHLEKLNVSHNLIHSNLSLLGSSLLCSHLKYIDLSNNKINSLEGLSDCQPIQLNLANNNIVGTVDFAKLILHTPGPLNGWLTVEELNLSGNAITSIHNLSSLPNLKILRLDGNPIEYINDTNECETLETLTLLNTSKTLQYIGEGEKLPYPRLHTLKIDGNFPGLLQLQELPLTLQILHVENGSVDTLPSWDLLPDTLRSLTLTHIHGLSQIPLDLRYRLPLLKKLNLSHNELHNCYDFIEAIPSFCLEELDLRGNRFIPTCEEIWSYRHYDTKTARAVVHVMRAKFEEALGLTCPCLSLVLL; encoded by the coding sequence ATGGATTCTGTATTACAACAAGAATCTCCCTCTAAGGGAATGGACCAAagtttccaaaaatttaacATTTCACAATCAAATTTTCCTGGCGTGAAAAGCTTCCTCGAAGAGGAGAAACCATATAATCCGGAAAGGAAGACTGCATCCAAGTCATATTTGACTAATAGAGATTTTGCAGACTCCAATTTTATTTCTCACGGTGATGTGGACGTCAATGCACAATCTTCCCTCGACATCAAGAAGAGAAATCTCAATAAAAGAACTATGAGTAGTGTGAGGACTACAACTGGGTCAGGATCCATCGATTATGGTACTGTTCAAAGGGGAAGAAGATCACTCTCAGGTACCACGAAGAATGAAGAGGTTCCACAGTTCAAACAATATATGTTGAatgcaaataataaaagcAATATGATGTCGAAGGAACCTGAATCTGATATGATAGTTTCCACTTCATTGAATGATCTTACGGGGGTCCCCAATACGTTTAAGAAACATCATGatattttacaaaattcaAGGTTAAATTCATCGCATTCGAACTCAAATTCAAACTTACACACTCAGagtaacaacaacaataacagTAATAAAGATTCAATGGAATCCGATAATGATAGTAGCGACCCGCGAAATGAGGCAATGAGAGTATTTGAGAACgtaataaacaaaaatcGTGGTCCCACTGGTGCCAATCCTAATActtttcaagaattcatGATGCATAGCACTCAACAAGATATCCCATCAAGAcatgacgatgaagaagaagatggagaTGCAAACgtaaataaattgaagataaaatCATCTCCAAACGATACATCCTTGAGtgattccatttcttcGACCAATTCAGAGGATTTGATGTCATCTGATTCTCCAAGCTTTAACAAGACCAAgaaattgtttcaaaacAATGCAAATCTAACTCAACAAAATTCgaaacaagaaattcaGTTATATGGACCACAGGATGCAGGATACGTTTTTGAAACAAGGGAAGGTGTATGGTCAGCGCCCCCCAATGATAacagtaataataataccgATAATAATCTGCATAACAATGATCATGGAGATAATATTAGTGCAATGGCTAACTCGATATCAATGACAAACAGTACGATGGATAATGACATGACTAGTGGTAATTATGGTGACATGAATAATACTAGGATAGATAGTCCCAAATTTGATGTAAAATATATGCCACCTCATGTCGAAAAAAAGGAACCTGATCATAGTCTTCCCTATTTGAACAGTAATGGTGACATTACAACGGGatcaaaattggaaacatCATTTAGAGAAAGCAGAATTAAATTAATCTCAGTGTTAACAgagaaaatttcatcaaagaCCGATTGGCAATCTATATTTGAATTGACTATCAATGGGGAAAATTTGAGAAATattgtttcattaaatgaaaatttaccTAATTTGCTCTATTGTAACcttgatgataatgaattggaatctCTTGAAGGTGTTCCAGCCCAGGTGATGGAACTTTCGTGttgtaataataatttaactAGTGTGAATTTTTCGATagatcaattaattcatttggaaaaattaaatgttTCGCATAATctcattcattcaaatttaagTTTACTTGGTTCCTCCCTTCTGTGCtctcatttgaaatatattgatttaTCCAATAATAAGATTAATTCATTGGAGGGGCTAAGTGATTGTCAGCCCATCCAGTTAAATTTagccaataataatattgtgGGGACTGTTGATTTTGCCAAATTAATCTTGCATACTCCAGGACCACTAAATGGATGGTTAACTGTGGAAGAATTAAACCTGTCAGGAAATGCGATAACATCCATACATAATTTAAGCAGCCTAcccaatttgaagatattacGTTTAGATGGTAACCCGATCGAGTATATCAATGACACGAATGAATGTGAAACATTGGAGACCTTAACTTTGTTGAACACATCGAAGACATTACAATACATTGGCGAAGGCGAGAAATTGCCATACCCTCGTTTGCATACACTTAAGATTGACGGGAATTTCCCCGGTTTATTACAATTACAAGAATTACCATTGACATTACAAATATTACACGTTGAAAATGGTTCTGTTGATACATTACCCTCCTGGGACCTCTTACCGGACACTCTCCGTTCTCTAACACTAACTCATATCCATGGATTGAGCCAGATACCGTTAGATCTTCGCTACAGATTACCCTTACTAAAGAAACTGAACCTGTCTCACAACGAATTACATAATTGCTACGATTTCATCGAAGCGATCCCCTCTTTCTGTCTGGAGGAGTTGGATCTACGTGGCAACCGTTTCATTCCAACCTGTGAGGAGATCTGGTCTTATCGTCATTACGATACCAAGACAGCACGTGCGGTTGTCCACGTGATGAGGGCCAAATTTGAGGAGGCCTTGGGCCTCACTTGTCCCTGTTTGTCCCTCGTGCTCCTATAA
- the ALD4 gene encoding aldehyde dehydrogenase (NADP(+)) ALD4 (ancestral locus Anc_7.6), which yields MLSAKTTLLKSTPTLLSKRMQLRCFSHLPLTIPIKLPNGLEFEQPTGLFINNKNVPSKQGKTFEVINPSTEDEICHIYEGREDDVDIAVKAASDAFNNGSWSTIDPIYRGQALYKLAELIEKDKEIIASIESLDNGKAINSARGDVELVVNYLKSSAGMANKLDGRLIDSGSNYFNYTKREPLGVCGQIIPWNFPLLMWAWKIAPALITGNTVVLKTAESTPLSALYAAKYIPEAGIPPGVVNIVSGFGKIVGEAMTSHPLIKKIAFTGSTATGKHIYQNAAASLKKVTLELGGKSPNIIFADANLKKAVQNVITGIYYNSGEVCCAGSRVYVQESIYDELIEEIKAASEAVKVGDPFDETTFQGAQTSQMQLNKILKYVEIGKNEGAQLITGGERVGKKGYFVKPTIFGGVQEDMRIVKEEIFGPVVTISKFKTLDEVVQMANDSEYGLAAGIHTSNINTATKVADRLKAGTVWINTYNDFHCNVPFGGFNASGLGREMGTEALENYLQSKAVRCRLED from the coding sequence ATGCTATCAGCAAAGACCACCTTGTTAAAATCTACTCCAACTTTACTCTCCAAGAGAATGCAATTGCGTTGCTTCTCTCACTTGCCGCTAACGATTCCTATCAAATTACCCAATGGTTTGGAATTCGAACAACCAACAGGTctattcatcaataacaaGAACGTCCCATCCAAACAGGGGAAGACCTTCGAAGTTATCAACCCTTCCACTGAAGACGAAATTTGCCACATTTATGAAGGTAGAGAGGATGATGTCGACATCGCCGTTAAGGCCGCTAGCGATGCCTTCAATAATGGTTCTTGGTCCACTATAGACCCAATCTATAGAGGTCAAGCTCTATATAAATTGGCTGAATTAATCGAGAAGGATAAGGAAATTATTGCATCCATTGAATCTCTTGATAATGGTAAGGCAATTAATTCTGCTAGAGGGGATGTGGAACTAGTAGTTAACTATTTAAAATCCTCCGCAGGGATGGCTAATAAATTAGATGGTAGATTAATTGATTCTGGTTCtaattatttcaattaCACAAAGAGAGAACCATTGGGTGTCTGTGGTCAGATTATTCCATGGAATTTCCCATTATTAATGTGGGCTTGGAAAATTGCTCCTGCTTTAATCACAGGGAATACTGTTGTCTTGAAAACTGCTGAATCTACTCCATTATCTGCTCTTTATGCTGCTAAATATATCCCAGAAGCTGGTATTCCACCTGGTGTAGTCAATATCGTTTCAGGGTTTGGGAAAATTGTTGGTGAAGCCATGACGTCACATCCTTTGATTAAGAAAATTGCATTCACTGGGTCTACTGCCACGGGTAAAcatatttatcaaaatgCTGCTGCCTCTTTAAAGAAAGTCACTTTAGAATTGGGTGGTAAATCACCAAATATTATCTTTGCGGATGCTAATTTAAAGAAAGCTGTTCAAAATGTTATTACTGGTATTTATTACAATTCAGGTGAAGTTTGTTGTGCTGGGTCCAGAGTGTATGTTCAAGAATCTATttatgatgaattgattgaagaaattaaggCTGCTTCTGAAGCTGTTAAAGTCGGTGATCCATTTGATGAAACTACATTCCAAGGTGCTCAAACTTCTCAAATgcaattaaataaaattttgaaatatgtTGAAATTGGTAAGAATGAAGGTGCTCAATTAATTACAGGTGGTGAAAGAGTTGGTAAGAAGGGTTATTTCGTAAAACCAACTATTTTCGGTGGTGTACAAGAAGATATGAGAATTGTTAAGGAGGAAATCTTTGGACCAGTGGTTACCATAAGTAAGTTTAAGACTTTAGATGAAGTTGTTCAAATGGCAAATGATTCTGAATATGGGTTAGCTGCAGGTATTCATACTTCAAATATTAATACTGCTACAAAAGTTGCTGATAGATTAAAAGCTGGTACTGTTTGGATTAATACTTATAACGATTTCCATTGCAACGTTCCATTCGGTGGATTTAATGCATCTGGGTTAGGTAGAGAAATGGGTACTGAAGCATTGGAAAATTATCTACAATCCAAGGCTGTTCGTTGCAGATTAGAAGATTAA
- the PRO2 gene encoding glutamate-5-semialdehyde dehydrogenase (ancestral locus Anc_7.71): MSSAQQIAQRARMAGNSLKTISNDNRSAILYKIRDALKAGASDIEAANKLDLQNAKETHLSDSLLKRLDLFKGDKFETMLQGIKDVADLEDPVGKIKMARELDEGLTLYQVTAPVGVLLVIFESRPEVIANITALCIKSGNAGILKGGKESVNTFREMSRIINDTIEKNEKETGVPVGAVQLIETRQDVNDLLDQDEYIDLVVPRGSNALVRNIKNSTKIPVLGHADGICSVYIDEEADLEKAKRIVFDAKTNYPAGCNAMETLLINPSCPNWWEVLENVTRKGDVTLHCMPDVKKAYLDKLTQLGTSDDVIKTHTVDVDEKHDFDKEFLSLDCAVKFVNSTEEAIKHINVHSSRHTDAIVTENKDSAELFLKGVDSSGVYWNASTRFADGFRYGFGTEVGISTSKIHARGPVGLDGLVSYQYQIRGNGQIAGDYLGAGGNRAFIHKDLDVTRKITL; encoded by the coding sequence ATGTCCTCAGCACAACAAATAGCACAGAGGGCCCGTATGGCGGGCAACTCCCTCAAGACCATCTCCAACGACAACCGTTCTGCGATTTTATACAAGATTCGCGACGCTTTGAAGGCTGGTGCTTCCGACATCGAGGCCGCTAATAAGTTGGACTTGCAAAACGCTAAGGAGACCCACTTGTCTGACTCGTTGTTGAAGAGATTGGATCTGTTTAAGGGTGACAAGTTCGAGACCATGTTGCAGGGGATTAAAGACGTGGCAGATTTGGAAGACCCTGTGGGAAAAATTAAGATGGCAAGAGAATTAGATGAAGGTTTGACTTTGTATCAAGTCACTGCACCAGTCGGAGTCTTGCTAGTTATTTTTGAATCTAGACCAGAAGTTATTGCTAATATTACTGCCTTGTGTATTAAGAGTGGGAATGCTGGGATCTTGAAAGGTGGGAAGGAATCTGTGAACACATTTAGAGAAATGTCCAGAATCATTAACGAtaccattgaaaaaaatgaaaaggaaactgGGGTTCCAGTGGGAGCCgttcaattaattgaaacaaGACAAGATGTCaatgatttattagatCAAGATGAATACATTGATTTAGTGGTGCCAAGAGGTTCTAATGCATTAGTgagaaatattaaaaattcCACCAAAATTCCTGTCCTAGGTCATGCTGATGGGATCTGTTCAGTGTATATCGATGAGGAAGCCGATTTGGAAAAGGCAAAGAGAATTGTTTTTGATGCAAAGACCAACTATCCTGCAGGTTGTAATGCCATGGAAACTTTACTCATCAACCCATCCTGTCCAAACTGGTGGGAAGTCCTAGAAAATGTTACTCGTAAGGGGGATGTTACTTTACACTGCATGCCAGATGTGAAAAAGGCATATCTGGACAAGTTGACACAATTAGGTACATCAGACGACGTTATAAAGACCCACACCGTGGATGTCGATGAAAAACATGATTTTGATAAGGAATTCCTTTCCCTAGATTGTGCCGTTAAATTCGTCAACTCGACAGAAGAGGCCATAAAGCATATTAACGTTCATTCATCAAGACACACAGATGCTATCGTtacagaaaataaagattcTGCggaattatttttaaaggGGGTTGATTCTTCTGGGGTTTACTGGAATGCATCTACAAGATTTGCTGATGGGTTTAGATACGGGTTTGGTACAGAAGTTGGTATCTCTACTTCAAAGATTCATGCCCGTGGACCTGTTGGATTGGATGGGTTGGTCAgttatcaatatcaaataaGAGGTAATGGCCAAATCGCTGGAGACTACTTGGGTGCAGGTGGGAACAGAGCATTTATCCATAAGGACTTGGATGtgacaagaaaaattactttataa